The region TAGACAATCTTGAAAAAGGTACTGTTGAAGAATATATATATGATAATGATAAGTACGAAAATATTTTAGATAATATTTTATAGAAGTTTTAAAACTTATATGTATGAATAAAAATCATCCAATGTGTGTTATTGGATGATTTTATGTTGATATACCAATTTTTAATTTTATACGGGGGGAAATAAATTATGACAAAAGTAAAGAAGTTAATAGCAGTTGCTTGTGTAGCAGCCACTATACTAACAATTAGTGGTTGTGACAATACAAAAGATATAAGCATGAATGTCAAAAAGGGCGATAAATATGTTTCTAGTCTTACTGAAAATGAGAGCACTTCAATGAGTGTGAATGGAGAAAATGTTAATACAAAACAAAAGCTTGACACAAGTTATGATGTTAAAGTAACTGATGTAGATAAGAATAATAATGTAACTATGGAATACAAATATGCTGATATAAAGATTGAACAAGAATCCAATGGACAAACTGTAAGCTATGATACTAAAAAATTAAATGCTAGCAGCGGCGGTGAAGCTCAGATATATAAAGATCTTATTGGAAAGAGCTTTTCTGTGAAATTTACGAATAAAGGTAAAGTTCTATCTATAAAAGGAATAGGTGAAATACTTGATTCTATAGCTGATAAAGCTGTTACTGATGATAGTCAAAAGCAAAAGGTTAAAGACATATTGTCA is a window of Clostridium pasteurianum DNA encoding:
- a CDS encoding DUF6263 family protein gives rise to the protein MTKVKKLIAVACVAATILTISGCDNTKDISMNVKKGDKYVSSLTENESTSMSVNGENVNTKQKLDTSYDVKVTDVDKNNNVTMEYKYADIKIEQESNGQTVSYDTKKLNASSGGEAQIYKDLIGKSFSVKFTNKGKVLSIKGIGEILDSIADKAVTDDSQKQKVKDILSKNFGDDTIKSSLQQSMGFYPKDKINVGDTWENKFKYNIILPVSVSSKYKLSSVQNNQYVIDVNSKLATDSGSKDGEIDGIKAKVKLNGNINGNININKDDCILGDGKLTETLKGTIYVPASDNVPTDLKFPVTMKININYKTIKK